One genomic region from Pigmentibacter ruber encodes:
- the mreC gene encoding rod shape-determining protein MreC, which produces MIQFKRYGFWLVSVVTLIFTMFFFSTTHPTKKELSILEKIVYSISKPVEMIFLSSSHFIYTTYNSYIDLKNARKEADTLSRENAELKVKIRTLDDIILENNRLRKLLNLSERVSVKFITCEVTSSDPSFIYKNVRINQGSKNGIQPGMGVVAEEGVVGVVMRVAVNHSDVLLLVDPNSNLDVIVARNRRRGVLQGGTDNSMQFKYLERGSSILVGDEIVTSGLTGAFPSGILVGKVTNIRVNSDGVTQTIEVKPAVNFLDLSEALVLLNPNREVDVIRKVGGVDWMKKLLESNAEKSGG; this is translated from the coding sequence ATGATACAATTTAAAAGATACGGTTTTTGGCTGGTATCTGTAGTAACTCTCATCTTTACTATGTTCTTTTTTTCAACAACACATCCTACAAAAAAAGAATTAAGTATATTAGAAAAAATAGTTTATTCAATAAGTAAACCTGTTGAAATGATTTTTCTTTCATCTAGTCACTTTATTTATACAACTTATAATTCATATATAGATTTAAAAAATGCGAGAAAAGAAGCTGACACATTATCACGAGAAAATGCTGAATTAAAAGTGAAAATACGTACATTAGATGATATTATTTTAGAGAATAATAGGTTAAGGAAACTATTAAATTTATCGGAGAGAGTATCGGTAAAATTTATAACTTGTGAAGTAACGAGTTCTGATCCTTCATTTATATATAAAAATGTTCGAATTAATCAAGGTTCTAAAAATGGAATTCAGCCTGGAATGGGAGTGGTAGCTGAAGAGGGCGTTGTTGGAGTTGTGATGCGTGTAGCGGTCAATCACTCTGATGTTTTATTGCTAGTAGATCCAAACAGTAACTTGGATGTTATTGTTGCACGTAATAGAAGAAGAGGAGTTCTCCAAGGTGGGACAGATAACTCTATGCAATTTAAGTATTTGGAAAGAGGAAGTAGTATTTTAGTTGGAGATGAAATTGTAACTAGTGGGTTAACAGGAGCATTTCCCAGTGGAATTTTAGTTGGTAAAGTGACAAATATAAGGGTAAATTCAGATGGAGTTACCCAGACAATAGAAGTTAAACCCGCAGTCAATTTTTTAGATTTATCTGAAGCGCTTGTGCTATTAAATCCAAATAGAGAAGTAGATGTAATTCGCAAAGTTGGTGGTGTTGATTGGATGAAAAAATTACTAGAATCAAATGCGGAGAAATCTGGTGGCTAG
- the mrdA gene encoding penicillin-binding protein 2, translating into MLDNRSRQESVSDPSRRNIIVSCFLGITAAITARLWYLQIIKGTDFSVASARNRVREITRPAPRGLIYDRNSRILLSNRLFFDLIVIPQYLQNRPKTLSIVSDLFHIPIQQIERKLLDSQANPKFVPVRIKRNLSLHEVATLESNKFFLPGVDVDSAPRRDYLGNESAHLFGYLGEVTAKELDILNSQVSNYQYRVGSIIGKTGIERKYEKYLRGGEGREALLVDALGRLQAENSLDISLNLSRPAQRGNDVYLTIDSDLQNIATEAFRNKNGAICALDPNNGEILVYLSNPNYKLAMYQDGLTMEDWQNLRSNPFKPLLDKVTGGAYPPGSTFKIIVALAALEEGVVTAERKFNCPGYFVLGNGRWKCWKHTGHGPVNMSAALELSCDVYFYNVGNLVGIDRIAKWGKLFGLGERTGLDLNMELPGISPSTEWKLRTKGLPWLSGDTINASIGQGFNLCTPIQVLNAFAAVGNGGTLYKPHFLKKIVDSQGKVIFEEKQTEIRKIKINPANLAVVKKGLFDVVQSNIGTAKRARVEGFTVSGKTGTAQTSALKFTKGVNQEDVAFNALDHAWFAAYSPSDTPEIAVVVFSEYDGGGGGANAAPIAQQIIEAYWRKKFPEKFAKPVKTSLVPRRQKQILDSNSDLTNENIPIERMNEQNPTDGQPLNEPVVPEELR; encoded by the coding sequence ATGCTTGATAATAGGTCAAGACAGGAGTCTGTTTCAGATCCAAGTCGAAGAAATATTATAGTTTCCTGTTTTTTAGGTATTACAGCGGCTATTACAGCTCGTCTTTGGTATTTACAAATTATTAAAGGAACTGATTTTTCTGTTGCTTCTGCAAGGAATAGAGTTAGAGAAATTACTAGGCCAGCTCCTAGAGGACTTATCTACGATCGAAATAGTCGTATTTTGCTTTCAAATAGATTATTTTTTGATTTAATTGTCATTCCACAATATCTACAAAATAGGCCTAAAACGCTTTCAATTGTTTCTGACTTATTTCATATTCCCATCCAACAAATTGAACGAAAACTTTTAGATTCTCAAGCAAACCCTAAATTTGTACCTGTGAGAATAAAAAGAAACTTGTCTCTCCATGAAGTTGCAACGCTTGAATCAAATAAATTCTTTTTACCTGGAGTTGATGTCGATTCGGCTCCAAGACGTGATTATTTAGGAAATGAATCAGCTCATTTGTTTGGATATCTTGGTGAGGTTACTGCAAAAGAATTAGATATTTTAAATTCACAAGTATCAAACTATCAATACAGAGTTGGATCGATCATTGGAAAAACAGGGATTGAAAGAAAGTATGAAAAATATTTGCGTGGAGGTGAAGGGAGAGAAGCATTACTAGTTGATGCATTAGGTAGACTACAAGCTGAAAACTCACTTGATATATCATTAAATTTAAGTAGGCCAGCGCAAAGAGGTAATGATGTTTATTTAACAATTGATTCTGACTTACAAAATATAGCCACTGAAGCTTTTCGAAATAAAAATGGAGCTATATGTGCATTAGATCCAAATAATGGTGAAATTCTTGTTTATTTATCTAATCCAAATTATAAATTAGCTATGTATCAAGATGGTTTAACAATGGAAGATTGGCAAAATTTAAGATCAAACCCTTTTAAGCCATTACTTGATAAAGTAACAGGAGGAGCTTATCCTCCTGGCTCAACTTTTAAAATTATTGTTGCTTTAGCTGCTTTGGAAGAAGGAGTTGTTACTGCTGAAAGAAAATTTAATTGCCCTGGATACTTTGTATTGGGTAATGGAAGATGGAAATGTTGGAAACATACTGGGCACGGGCCAGTAAATATGTCAGCAGCTTTGGAATTAAGTTGTGATGTTTATTTTTATAATGTTGGAAACCTAGTGGGTATAGATCGCATAGCAAAATGGGGTAAATTATTTGGACTAGGTGAGAGAACAGGCCTAGATTTAAATATGGAATTACCAGGAATTTCCCCATCAACTGAGTGGAAATTACGTACAAAAGGACTTCCATGGTTAAGTGGTGATACAATTAATGCTTCCATTGGCCAGGGTTTTAATTTATGCACTCCTATTCAAGTATTAAATGCATTTGCTGCTGTTGGTAATGGTGGCACCTTATATAAACCCCATTTTCTAAAGAAAATTGTTGACAGTCAAGGGAAAGTTATATTCGAAGAAAAGCAAACGGAAATTAGGAAAATTAAAATTAATCCTGCCAATTTAGCTGTTGTAAAAAAAGGTTTATTTGATGTTGTGCAATCAAATATTGGTACGGCAAAACGTGCCAGAGTAGAAGGATTTACTGTCTCAGGAAAAACGGGAACTGCCCAAACTTCTGCGCTTAAATTTACAAAAGGTGTTAATCAAGAAGATGTTGCTTTTAATGCTTTAGATCATGCTTGGTTTGCTGCTTATAGTCCTAGTGATACTCCAGAAATAGCTGTTGTTGTTTTTAGTGAATATGATGGTGGCGGTGGAGGTGCTAATGCTGCCCCAATTGCACAGCAAATTATAGAAGCATATTGGCGGAAAAAGTTTCCTGAGAAATTTGCAAAACCTGTTAAGACAAGTTTGGTTCCAAGAAGACAAAAACAAATATTGGATAGTAATTCAGATTTAACAAATGAAAATATTCCAATAGAAAGAATGAATGAGCAAAACCCAACAGATGGTCAGCCATTAAATGAGCCAGTTGTACCTGAAGAATTGAGGTAA
- the rodA gene encoding rod shape-determining protein RodA, translating to MILFSLIKDRFKGMPWGIVITCYSIICIGLYNLYSATNAFYYPARFYDQIIFILIGTFAAIFWGVLLDIKNLERLSLFGYIIVCIMLLAVDIFGRSAKGAERWLVLGPVRIQPSEFVKFVIILIVARSFNLMKGFSEFSLLSLWRQILFIGVPFLLILAQPDLGTASLVLLISGLQIATIKVRGKSLLTVLFITVTLSILAWNFILYDYQKQRVLTFINPMLDPRGSGYHSIQSMIAVGSGGLWGQGFGQGTQAKLNFLPERHTDFAFSVWAEEHGFIGCLILIFLFSILIIQIFQIADRARDSFSVLATVGVGAFFLFHFVINISMVLGVFPVVGVPLSFISYGGTHMVTALSCIGIVVAVERKRYLSTTSF from the coding sequence ATGATTTTATTTTCATTAATAAAAGATCGTTTCAAAGGTATGCCTTGGGGTATAGTAATAACATGTTACTCAATTATTTGTATTGGTCTTTATAATCTATATAGTGCTACCAATGCGTTTTACTATCCTGCAAGATTTTATGATCAAATTATATTTATTTTAATTGGAACTTTTGCTGCTATTTTTTGGGGAGTATTACTAGATATTAAAAATTTGGAGAGATTAAGTTTATTTGGTTATATAATAGTTTGTATTATGTTATTAGCTGTTGATATATTTGGACGCAGTGCAAAAGGTGCTGAACGTTGGTTGGTATTAGGTCCTGTAAGAATTCAGCCAAGCGAATTTGTAAAGTTTGTGATTATATTGATAGTTGCAAGAAGTTTTAATTTAATGAAAGGATTTTCTGAATTTTCTCTTTTGAGTTTGTGGAGACAAATTTTATTTATTGGTGTTCCTTTTTTATTAATATTAGCTCAACCAGATTTAGGAACAGCTAGCTTAGTATTGCTTATTTCTGGTTTACAAATTGCAACTATAAAAGTTAGAGGAAAAAGTTTATTAACAGTTTTATTTATTACTGTTACGTTATCGATTTTAGCCTGGAATTTTATTTTGTATGATTATCAAAAACAACGAGTATTAACTTTTATTAATCCAATGTTAGATCCCCGTGGCTCAGGTTATCACTCTATTCAGAGTATGATTGCAGTTGGAAGCGGTGGACTTTGGGGACAAGGTTTTGGTCAAGGAACCCAAGCAAAACTAAATTTCTTACCAGAACGGCATACAGACTTTGCCTTTTCAGTTTGGGCAGAAGAACATGGGTTTATTGGTTGTTTAATTTTAATATTTTTATTTTCAATATTAATTATTCAAATATTTCAAATAGCTGATAGAGCTAGAGATTCTTTTTCAGTATTAGCAACAGTCGGTGTTGGGGCTTTTTTTCTATTCCATTTTGTAATTAATATAAGCATGGTTTTAGGTGTATTTCCTGTTGTTGGTGTGCCTTTATCATTTATCAGCTATGGAGGAACACATATGGTTACTGCTTTGAGTTGCATTGGTATTGTAGTTGCCGTAGAAAGAAAAAGGTATTTATCAACAACATCTTTTTAA
- a CDS encoding crossover junction endodeoxyribonuclease RuvC produces MRILGIDPGTRMAGYGIIEIQNSGKILAVAAGAWDLNANQELASRLATLAIEFRRVVAAYAPTHLCIELSFLAENPRSALYLGHARGVVLSEAHQSGLKISEISATSAKKIISGNGRCNKNEIAKIMSSLLGFQMQSLPLDATDALSIACADAMRIKQSSFHSSSIIDKSDSNKKILEEWSKSKKQKRRLQFF; encoded by the coding sequence ATGCGTATTTTAGGAATAGATCCTGGGACAAGAATGGCTGGATATGGAATTATTGAAATCCAAAATTCAGGAAAAATATTGGCTGTAGCTGCAGGTGCTTGGGATTTAAATGCGAATCAGGAATTAGCCTCTAGACTCGCTACTTTAGCTATTGAGTTTCGCCGTGTAGTGGCTGCTTATGCACCAACACATTTATGTATTGAACTCTCATTTTTAGCTGAAAACCCTAGATCTGCATTGTATTTAGGACATGCAAGAGGTGTTGTGTTATCTGAAGCTCATCAATCTGGTCTAAAAATAAGTGAAATTAGTGCTACTTCAGCAAAAAAAATTATTTCAGGAAATGGGCGTTGTAATAAAAATGAAATTGCTAAAATTATGAGTTCATTATTAGGATTTCAAATGCAAAGCCTTCCTCTTGATGCAACAGATGCTTTATCAATTGCTTGTGCGGATGCAATGCGAATAAAGCAATCATCTTTTCATTCTAGTAGTATTATAGATAAAAGTGATAGCAATAAAAAAATTTTAGAAGAATGGTCAAAATCTAAAAAACAAAAAAGAAGGTTACAGTTTTTTTAA
- a CDS encoding LA_2272 family surface repeat-containing protein: MSKILSFLFLLFISLNLYAQKINQQKELEINSIPTKYSLLKFTIYSPYTDLSLAFTDENYKKIIENISIGLINNSAENIIGLGISLGVLKVKNNFYGLGISSIHFSENEFNGLQIGLYSQVALMNGAQLSFLANSNIVNGIQLSVVNFVDDLNGIQIAPVTNFAKNINGLQLGIYNHADEVSGVQIGIVNYAKKVYGSQIGLINIAEDSHGLSLGTLFSMDQTNGFAKVYFASENYFPFNYGLKIGNNLLYSIIEASPNNYNIDKRILALSLLNYSFLFFPFDFNVSFGLGTQLSIDKIFLALELKWLNVAEQDKSKSIGEHFSLHYSLLTGYRLSKQTESFLKFSVYDLNIPGKFELINVPNYLPNAQYLFTLGFGFQFFIFGSDRF; the protein is encoded by the coding sequence ATGTCTAAAATATTATCTTTCTTATTTTTATTATTCATATCTTTAAATCTATACGCACAAAAAATAAATCAACAAAAAGAATTAGAGATAAATTCAATTCCTACTAAATATAGTCTGTTAAAATTTACTATTTATTCCCCATACACAGATCTATCCCTTGCATTTACAGATGAAAACTATAAAAAAATTATAGAAAATATCTCAATAGGTCTCATAAATAATTCAGCGGAAAATATTATTGGTTTAGGAATAAGTTTAGGTGTTTTAAAGGTCAAAAATAATTTTTATGGCCTAGGGATTTCTTCTATACATTTTTCAGAGAATGAATTTAATGGCCTACAAATTGGCCTTTATTCGCAAGTCGCTTTGATGAATGGAGCTCAATTATCCTTCCTTGCAAATTCTAATATAGTAAATGGAATTCAGCTTAGTGTTGTAAATTTTGTAGATGATTTAAATGGCATTCAAATTGCTCCGGTAACAAATTTTGCAAAAAATATAAACGGTTTACAATTAGGAATATATAATCATGCCGATGAAGTTTCAGGAGTTCAAATTGGAATAGTAAATTATGCTAAAAAAGTTTATGGCTCACAGATTGGATTGATAAATATTGCTGAAGATTCACATGGACTTTCTTTAGGAACATTATTTTCAATGGATCAAACAAATGGTTTTGCAAAAGTATATTTTGCATCTGAAAATTACTTTCCATTTAATTATGGTTTGAAAATTGGAAATAATTTACTCTATAGTATAATTGAAGCTTCTCCTAATAATTATAATATTGATAAAAGGATTTTAGCTCTTTCTTTATTAAATTATAGTTTTCTATTTTTTCCTTTTGATTTTAATGTATCTTTTGGTTTAGGAACCCAGTTGAGTATTGATAAAATTTTTCTAGCTTTAGAATTAAAATGGTTAAATGTTGCTGAACAAGATAAAAGTAAATCAATTGGTGAGCATTTTTCTCTTCATTATTCATTATTAACTGGATATAGATTAAGTAAACAAACAGAATCTTTTCTGAAGTTTTCAGTTTATGATTTAAATATTCCTGGAAAGTTTGAACTTATTAATGTCCCAAATTATCTGCCTAATGCTCAATACTTATTTACGCTTGGGTTTGGTTTTCAATTTTTTATTTTTGGAAGTGATCGGTTTTAA
- a CDS encoding M1 family metallopeptidase has translation MIIGSHLQKALEFQQFSEDNTLGFQRFPANPKIKRIYNAPRLAEQRHMYLNIIIDFENNSLFGDCYLVFENKSENLSRFNLEAYEMKINSVSICNIIFEDLFNLENKKIPDYKKIESLKYQKCEFATDSNKIDLEISKNIKKDAYFILKINYKIHEPNAGFYFVHANKKSHAVYDCVWTQGQDSDSPYWFPCQDDPRLKITTTLQFAFPSQWNALSNGIKISEKIQEKYKTQIWEMYSQHSPYLVAFVAGNMAFASDEWRNKEISLLLPFKYENMKSEILLETKEMLEFYSNYWNYEFAWGKYGQAFVADFLYGGMENTSITINTDEVLGPKLFATGNERRTYLVMHEMAHQWFGDLLTCKTWSEGWLNEGFATQSEMLWDEHTNGKVSGIFYAHDNYLAGYLSESKSYMRPIVCNQYEYVSEIFDAHLYEKGALFLNYLRDILGENEFKNSVHYYLTHNAFKAVETKDLINAIQTVTGIDTTVHFDNFIFRAGHPELEVSCEYSSYDPAIINFNISQKQNISKEFPEFYLETFIYLKYANEKEEKIKVTIDDKNKKISIPLKEKLSFCIFDPNGTIIGEVIQKYPESFISEIFKLKNSKYSYFKYLAAKNICRYYNNKENFSHIGKWLGIEENFRVRASTYRLISEQGQVIGANLLSLLNDDQPLSKAELIYSQANCVQSKQITLLDKLIKIAENEKETYNCREIAIKSIQLISQKYSLFRSEENRKKILNFAFSFLNKQSFNGILEHAAFNLISEFCEPDHLKLILPFCEKTSQHWRINIGALGVLSKLSSKYPNIRSELRPSLIYFTDALFPIRITSALPEFWANSLDPFYDGQFRKFHQRKNYGILSMLIPRSRRSYQKFLRNLDTKSYFEKIIELNEIKDKYQKIQTELGEIKLIIEKLKPITSKNKKLKTKPKRK, from the coding sequence ATGATAATAGGATCACATTTACAAAAAGCGTTAGAGTTTCAACAATTTTCAGAAGATAACACACTTGGTTTTCAACGTTTTCCTGCAAATCCTAAAATCAAGAGAATATACAATGCTCCACGTTTAGCAGAACAAAGACATATGTATTTAAATATTATTATTGATTTTGAAAATAATTCCTTATTTGGTGATTGTTATCTCGTCTTTGAAAACAAATCTGAAAATTTATCAAGATTTAATTTAGAAGCTTATGAAATGAAAATTAACTCAGTTTCAATTTGCAATATTATTTTTGAAGATTTATTTAATCTAGAAAATAAAAAAATTCCAGATTATAAAAAAATTGAATCGTTAAAATATCAAAAATGTGAATTTGCTACTGATAGTAATAAAATTGATTTAGAAATTTCTAAGAATATAAAAAAAGATGCTTATTTTATTTTAAAAATAAATTATAAAATTCATGAACCGAATGCTGGTTTTTATTTTGTCCATGCGAATAAAAAAAGTCATGCAGTTTATGATTGTGTATGGACTCAAGGTCAAGACTCAGACTCACCATATTGGTTTCCTTGCCAAGATGATCCTAGATTAAAAATAACCACAACCTTACAATTTGCTTTCCCAAGCCAATGGAATGCATTGTCTAATGGCATAAAAATATCAGAAAAAATTCAAGAAAAATATAAAACTCAAATTTGGGAAATGTATTCTCAACATTCACCATATTTAGTTGCTTTTGTTGCTGGCAATATGGCTTTTGCTAGTGATGAATGGCGAAATAAAGAAATAAGTTTGCTGTTACCTTTCAAGTATGAAAATATGAAATCCGAAATTCTTTTAGAAACTAAAGAAATGTTAGAATTTTATTCCAACTATTGGAATTATGAGTTTGCTTGGGGCAAATATGGCCAAGCATTTGTTGCAGATTTTCTATATGGAGGTATGGAAAACACAAGTATTACCATAAATACTGACGAGGTTTTAGGGCCAAAATTATTTGCAACAGGAAACGAAAGAAGAACTTATTTAGTAATGCACGAAATGGCACATCAATGGTTTGGAGATTTACTCACCTGTAAAACTTGGAGTGAAGGCTGGCTTAATGAAGGTTTCGCTACTCAAAGTGAAATGCTATGGGATGAACATACTAATGGTAAAGTAAGCGGTATTTTTTATGCACATGATAATTACTTAGCTGGTTATCTAAGTGAATCTAAATCTTATATGAGACCTATTGTTTGCAATCAATACGAATATGTTTCTGAGATATTTGATGCTCATTTATATGAAAAAGGTGCTTTATTTTTAAATTATTTAAGAGATATTTTAGGAGAAAATGAGTTTAAAAACTCCGTGCATTATTATCTAACTCACAATGCCTTTAAAGCTGTAGAAACAAAAGATCTTATCAATGCTATTCAAACAGTTACAGGTATCGATACAACTGTTCATTTTGATAACTTTATATTTAGAGCGGGTCATCCAGAACTTGAAGTTTCTTGTGAATATTCTAGTTATGATCCTGCAATAATAAATTTTAATATTTCACAGAAACAAAATATTTCTAAAGAATTTCCTGAATTTTATTTAGAAACTTTCATTTATTTAAAATATGCAAATGAAAAAGAAGAAAAAATTAAAGTAACGATTGATGATAAAAATAAAAAAATATCTATTCCTTTAAAAGAAAAGCTATCTTTTTGTATTTTTGACCCGAATGGAACTATTATAGGTGAAGTTATTCAAAAATATCCTGAATCATTTATTTCTGAAATTTTTAAACTAAAAAATTCAAAATATTCATATTTTAAATACTTAGCAGCTAAAAATATCTGTCGTTACTATAATAATAAAGAAAATTTTAGTCATATTGGAAAATGGCTAGGCATTGAAGAAAATTTTAGAGTTAGAGCCTCTACGTACCGTTTAATCAGTGAGCAAGGACAAGTCATAGGAGCAAACCTATTATCGTTACTAAATGATGATCAACCATTATCTAAAGCAGAATTAATTTATTCACAAGCAAATTGTGTTCAATCAAAACAAATAACCTTACTAGATAAACTAATAAAAATTGCTGAAAATGAAAAAGAAACTTATAATTGTCGGGAAATTGCAATTAAATCTATTCAACTTATTTCACAAAAATATTCTCTTTTTCGCTCTGAAGAAAACAGAAAAAAAATACTAAATTTTGCATTTTCCTTTTTAAATAAACAATCATTTAATGGAATACTAGAACATGCTGCATTTAATTTAATATCTGAGTTTTGTGAACCAGATCACCTAAAATTAATATTACCCTTTTGTGAAAAAACTTCTCAGCATTGGCGGATAAATATTGGTGCACTAGGAGTTTTAAGTAAACTATCAAGCAAATACCCAAATATTAGATCAGAACTCAGGCCTTCTTTAATTTATTTCACTGATGCATTATTTCCTATAAGAATTACATCTGCATTACCAGAATTTTGGGCAAACTCATTAGATCCATTTTATGATGGACAATTTAGAAAATTCCACCAAAGAAAAAATTACGGAATTTTATCAATGCTAATCCCACGATCAAGAAGATCCTATCAAAAATTTCTAAGAAATTTAGACACAAAAAGCTACTTTGAAAAAATTATCGAATTAAATGAAATTAAAGATAAATATCAAAAAATTCAGACTGAATTAGGTGAAATAAAACTAATAATTGAAAAGTTAAAACCGATCACTTCCAAAAATAAAAAATTGAAAACCAAACCCAAGCGTAAATAA
- a CDS encoding Nmad3 family putative nucleotide modification protein, which yields MNNAFIIHVGANLKDNRGLSPIFKDNTYEYIPSPLETSFNTSKHHNHKHYSKMNCQNLNLRGMHMSSFVDDGTGHVDPEFYTFTYGESRNQYISILSKLKKDDLLLFSITLQKYDSKKENFVLNGEPNNYIFGYFLISDIDEANGPIDESKLLNFQTTCNEHIIYKKQHIQTPDKKKVLLIRGQKNESAIFKKPLKYTDNEALLPKFKKNWEIEVTSKNLELYKCLNYSKVLKDILEQAENNRWVEWIIP from the coding sequence ATGAATAATGCTTTTATCATTCATGTTGGTGCTAATTTGAAAGATAATAGAGGTCTTTCTCCTATTTTTAAAGATAATACCTACGAATACATTCCATCACCTTTGGAAACCTCTTTTAATACGAGCAAACATCATAATCATAAACACTATTCTAAAATGAATTGCCAAAATCTCAATTTACGTGGCATGCACATGAGTTCATTTGTAGATGACGGAACAGGTCATGTCGATCCTGAGTTCTATACTTTTACTTATGGAGAAAGTAGAAATCAATATATAAGTATATTAAGTAAACTAAAAAAAGATGATCTTTTATTATTTTCAATTACATTACAAAAGTATGATTCAAAAAAAGAAAACTTTGTTCTCAATGGGGAACCGAATAATTATATTTTTGGCTACTTTTTGATTAGTGATATTGATGAGGCTAACGGACCAATAGATGAAAGTAAATTATTAAATTTCCAAACTACTTGCAATGAACATATTATCTATAAAAAACAACATATACAGACTCCTGATAAGAAAAAAGTTTTATTAATAAGAGGGCAAAAAAATGAGTCTGCTATTTTTAAAAAGCCATTAAAATATACGGACAATGAGGCATTACTTCCAAAATTTAAAAAAAATTGGGAGATAGAAGTTACAAGTAAAAATTTAGAGCTTTATAAGTGTTTAAACTATTCGAAAGTATTAAAAGACATTCTAGAGCAAGCTGAAAATAATAGATGGGTAGAATGGATAATTCCTTAA
- the hpt gene encoding hypoxanthine phosphoribosyltransferase translates to MQIQVDGTLMNVGVLFSELDIKERTKKIAEQINKDYGNKETLVVLIVLHGAILFGADLVRNLEMPTEIETIRIKSYEGTSSSGTVKLVTPLPTSLENKHVLVIEDIVDTGRSINFLLNELKQTKALSIKVCSLLDKPEAHEFSIQADYIGFTIQKNFVIGYGLDLNGKFRNLPYIANLTKA, encoded by the coding sequence ATGCAAATTCAAGTAGATGGTACTTTAATGAATGTTGGTGTTTTATTCAGTGAATTAGATATCAAAGAACGTACCAAAAAAATAGCTGAACAGATTAATAAAGACTATGGTAACAAAGAAACTTTAGTTGTATTAATTGTATTACATGGGGCAATTTTATTTGGTGCTGATTTAGTTAGAAATTTAGAAATGCCAACTGAAATTGAAACAATCAGGATTAAGAGCTATGAAGGAACAAGTAGCTCTGGAACTGTTAAGTTAGTAACTCCATTACCAACATCGCTTGAAAACAAACACGTACTTGTAATAGAAGATATTGTTGATACAGGACGTTCCATTAATTTTCTATTAAATGAATTAAAACAAACTAAAGCATTATCTATTAAAGTTTGTTCATTATTAGATAAGCCAGAAGCCCACGAATTTTCCATTCAAGCTGATTACATTGGTTTTACAATTCAAAAAAACTTTGTAATTGGTTACGGACTCGATTTAAATGGCAAATTCCGCAATCTCCCCTATATAGCTAATTTAACCAAAGCTTAG
- a CDS encoding purine-nucleoside phosphorylase — protein MKMTKYKDKVQQSVDFLTKWHGNAPEIAIVLGSGLSDAIPKIQEMKTVHYNEIPGFKNSTVQGHSGDLRIGTVTASLSSGNQKTREIAFLRGRNHAYEGNDPGEVVHNLRSLITWGVKGIILTNAAGCLNTEWELGKMMILTDHINATGMSPLNGEYGIGFGAQFVDMTESYDKKWQSQIKEIAHSSNHIIYDGVYYGVLGAHYETPAEIRMFKTLGASAVGMSTVLETIAARQLGAKVAALSCLTNYGAGLKHVQLSHSEVMDMGTRFASDMANIVLKAAVSLEI, from the coding sequence ATGAAAATGACAAAATATAAAGACAAAGTTCAGCAAAGTGTTGATTTTTTAACAAAATGGCATGGCAACGCACCTGAAATTGCAATCGTTCTAGGTTCTGGATTATCCGATGCCATTCCCAAAATTCAGGAAATGAAAACAGTCCATTATAATGAAATTCCTGGTTTTAAAAATTCAACTGTTCAAGGCCATTCTGGAGATCTTCGCATAGGGACAGTAACTGCAAGTTTATCTTCAGGAAATCAAAAAACTCGTGAAATTGCTTTTTTAAGAGGTCGCAATCATGCTTACGAAGGCAATGACCCAGGGGAAGTTGTGCACAATTTGAGAAGCCTAATAACTTGGGGTGTAAAAGGAATTATATTGACAAATGCGGCTGGTTGTCTGAATACAGAGTGGGAATTGGGAAAAATGATGATTTTAACAGATCACATAAATGCTACTGGTATGAGCCCATTAAATGGTGAATATGGAATTGGCTTTGGTGCTCAGTTTGTTGATATGACAGAAAGTTACGACAAAAAATGGCAATCCCAAATTAAAGAAATAGCACATTCTAGCAATCACATTATTTATGATGGAGTTTATTATGGGGTTCTTGGGGCACATTATGAAACTCCTGCTGAAATAAGAATGTTTAAAACTTTGGGTGCAAGTGCAGTAGGTATGAGCACTGTTTTAGAAACTATCGCTGCTAGGCAATTAGGTGCAAAAGTTGCCGCTCTTAGTTGTTTAACAAATTACGGGGCTGGACTTAAACACGTACAATTATCTCATTCAGAAGTAATGGATATGGGAACAAGATTTGCATCTGATATGGCGAACATTGTTTTAAAGGCTGCTGTTTCTTTAGAAATTTAG